The Deltaproteobacteria bacterium genome has a segment encoding these proteins:
- a CDS encoding response regulator, with protein sequence MGIPADKQKIIFEAFQQADGTTARRFGGTGLGLSISRELAHLLAGEIQLESETGKGSTFTLYLPIERGRLSQRSTGPALKEGSSKSAGWRSESARIEAEPTDSSRVLSPLLPLSIPDDRETLKDADKTILVIEDDARFVKLLLRQCHDRGFKCLAAATGEEGLDLAIRHVPQAIILDIRLPGMDGWAVLESLKGNPNLRHIPVHIMSVEDPSIEAFRKGAIGFLNKPASQEDLEEAFSTLESMLSRKMKNLLVVEDDEHLRKSVVNLIGNGDVQVDEAATGIQALGAMKSTRYDCIILDLGLPDMTGFELLEALEKDEALSIPPVIVHTARDLTREEEVKLRQYADSIIIKGVRSDERLLDETSLFLHRMVGRLPEKQRKMIIDLHDTDALFRARKVLIVDDDMRNVFAISKLLEEKGMKVVKAEDGKRALDALEQHPDVDLVLMDIMMPVMDGYEAMQRIRSQARFHRLPIIALTAKAMAGDRDRCIEAGANDYLAKPVDVKRLLSMLRVWLYP encoded by the coding sequence ATCGGCATCCCTGCGGACAAGCAGAAGATCATCTTCGAGGCGTTTCAGCAAGCGGACGGCACCACCGCCCGGAGATTCGGCGGAACCGGTCTCGGGCTTTCGATCTCGAGGGAACTGGCTCATCTCTTGGCAGGTGAGATTCAGCTTGAGAGCGAAACGGGGAAGGGTAGTACGTTCACGCTGTACTTGCCCATTGAAAGGGGACGATTGTCCCAGCGCAGCACGGGGCCCGCCTTGAAGGAAGGAAGCTCGAAGAGTGCCGGATGGAGATCGGAGTCTGCTCGCATCGAGGCCGAGCCAACGGATAGCTCTCGGGTTTTGAGTCCCCTTTTACCGTTGTCCATTCCGGACGACAGGGAGACGCTAAAAGACGCGGACAAGACCATCCTCGTTATCGAGGATGACGCCAGGTTTGTCAAATTGCTCTTGAGACAGTGCCATGACAGAGGGTTCAAGTGCCTGGCGGCGGCAACGGGAGAGGAGGGACTCGACCTGGCGATCCGGCATGTGCCTCAGGCCATCATCCTGGATATCCGCCTCCCCGGCATGGACGGCTGGGCCGTTCTCGAGAGCCTAAAGGGAAATCCGAATTTGCGACACATCCCCGTTCATATCATGTCCGTCGAGGACCCGAGTATCGAGGCTTTCAGGAAGGGCGCCATCGGCTTCCTGAACAAGCCGGCAAGTCAGGAAGATCTCGAGGAAGCCTTCTCGACCCTTGAAAGCATGCTCAGCAGGAAAATGAAGAACCTGCTTGTGGTCGAGGACGACGAGCATCTTCGAAAGAGTGTCGTCAACCTCATCGGAAACGGGGACGTTCAGGTGGATGAGGCCGCAACGGGTATTCAAGCCTTGGGGGCCATGAAGTCCACCAGATACGATTGCATCATCCTGGACCTGGGACTTCCGGACATGACCGGGTTCGAACTTCTCGAGGCTCTGGAGAAGGACGAAGCCCTATCGATTCCCCCGGTCATCGTTCACACAGCCAGAGATCTGACTCGGGAAGAGGAGGTAAAGCTGCGACAGTATGCCGATTCCATTATCATCAAGGGGGTCAGGTCGGACGAGCGTCTGCTGGACGAAACTTCCCTTTTCCTGCATCGCATGGTTGGGAGGTTGCCCGAAAAGCAGCGGAAAATGATCATCGATCTCCATGATACGGACGCCTTGTTCCGTGCCAGGAAAGTCCTGATCGTAGACGATGACATGCGCAATGTATTTGCCATTTCGAAGCTCCTGGAAGAAAAAGGAATGAAGGTCGTCAAGGCGGAAGACGGCAAGAGAGCCCTGGATGCCCTCGAGCAGCACCCGGACGTGGATCTTGTGCTCATGGACATCATGATGCCTGTTATGGACGGGTACGAAGCCATGCAGCGGATCCGGTCCCAGGCGCGGTTCCATCGGCTGCCCATCATCGCCCTCACGGCCAAGGCCATGGCCGGGGACAGGGATCGCTGTATCGAGGCCGGGGCCAACGATTACCTGGCAAAGCCCGTGGACGTCAAACGACTGCTTTCCATGTTGCGCGTCTGGCTGTATCCGTAA
- a CDS encoding protein-glutamate O-methyltransferase CheR has product MKPAEVESIEIDLLLEAVFRRYGHDFRQYARASVERRVRQFLPKAGCETVAEMIPKLLHDEAFFEQFLGQFSITVTEMFRDPFVYRFLRSEIMPVLKTYPSIRIWHAGCASGEEAYSLAIVLKEEGLYDRATIYATDFNDAIIEKAREGIYGIENMKQFTQNYQLSCGARSFSDYYHAKYGAIIIDQALRRNITFANHNLATDGVFTEAHLILCRNVLIYFDKYLQNRVLTLFRDSLVRGGFLCLGTKESIQFSEVRDDFRTVDERSRIYRRRL; this is encoded by the coding sequence ATGAAACCGGCGGAAGTAGAATCCATCGAAATCGACTTGCTGTTGGAAGCCGTTTTCCGGCGATACGGCCACGACTTCAGGCAGTATGCCAGGGCCTCGGTGGAGCGCAGGGTGAGACAGTTCCTTCCCAAGGCGGGTTGCGAAACCGTAGCCGAGATGATTCCGAAGCTGCTCCATGATGAGGCTTTTTTCGAGCAGTTCCTCGGGCAATTTTCCATCACTGTGACCGAGATGTTCCGCGATCCTTTCGTGTATCGATTCCTCCGGAGCGAGATCATGCCGGTATTGAAGACCTACCCGTCGATCCGGATCTGGCACGCCGGCTGCGCCAGCGGGGAAGAGGCATATTCGCTGGCAATCGTGCTGAAGGAAGAAGGTCTTTACGACAGGGCAACCATATATGCCACGGATTTCAATGACGCGATTATCGAGAAGGCGAGGGAAGGGATCTACGGTATCGAAAACATGAAGCAGTTTACTCAGAACTATCAACTTTCATGCGGCGCCCGCTCCTTTTCAGACTACTACCACGCAAAATACGGCGCCATTATTATAGACCAGGCCCTCAGACGGAACATCACCTTTGCGAATCACAACCTGGCTACGGACGGCGTGTTCACCGAGGCCCATCTTATTTTGTGCAGAAACGTGCTCATCTATTTTGATAAATACCTTCAGAACCGGGTTCTTACCCTTTTCAGAGACTCCCTGGTGCGGGGAGGGTTCCTCTGCCTTGGAACAAAGGAGAGTATTCAGTTTTCCGAGGTCAGGGACGATTTCAGGACGGTCGATGAAAGATCGAGGAT